The following coding sequences lie in one Mustelus asterias chromosome 8, sMusAst1.hap1.1, whole genome shotgun sequence genomic window:
- the LOC144497922 gene encoding growth arrest and DNA damage-inducible protein GADD45 alpha-like, translated as MTFEELTGDQKTDRMDGVRKALEEVLSSALAQGCITVGVYEAAKLLNADPDHVVLCLLVTDEGDDLDVALQIHFTLIQAFCCENDINIMRVNNMHRLAEILGGIDGTGEPKDLHCILVTSQVAPWKDAALSKVNCFCKESRYLDQWVPIINLPER; from the exons AATGGATGGGGTGAGAAAAGCTCTGGAAGAAGTTTTGAGTTCCGCCTTAGCGCAAGGCTGCATCACAGTTGGAGTGTACGAGGCAGCAAAACTTCTAAACGC GGATCCTGACCACGTTGTTTTGTGCTTGCTGGTCACGGACGAAGGGGACGATCTGGACGTGGCTTTACAAATTCATTTTACTCTGATCCAAGCCTTTTGCTGCGAAAACGACATTAACATCATGAGGGTGAACAACATGCACCGTCTGGCTGAGATCTTGGGCGGGATAGACGGGACAGGCGAACCCAAAGATCTCCATTGCATATTGGTCACA AGTCAGGTTGCACCATGGAAAGATGCAGCGCTGAGCAAAGTCAACTGTTTTTGCAAAGAAAGTCGTTATCTGGATCAGTGGGTCCCCATCATCAACTTGCCCGAACGGTGA